From a region of the Ammospiza nelsoni isolate bAmmNel1 chromosome 26, bAmmNel1.pri, whole genome shotgun sequence genome:
- the VPS25 gene encoding vacuolar protein-sorting-associated protein 25 isoform X2, with the protein MSFVWPWQYSFPPFFTLQPNGETRQKQLAAWCALALAYSQEHRLPAMTVREAQDIPLFANHRLQRKLPLESIQVVLEELRKNGNLEWLDKNKTSFLIMWKRPEEWGKLIYQWVRAHPDQAVSMRMGDPGCYLGNGTACVQEWPDQLCVHAVRAGQWG; encoded by the exons ATGAGCTTCGTGTGGCCGTGGCAGTACAGCTTCCCGCCCTTCTTCAC GCTGCAGCCGAACGGCGAGACGCGGCAGAAGCAGCTGGCGGCGTGGTGCGCGCTGGCGCTGGCCTACAGCCAGGAGCACCGGCTGCCCGCCATGACGGTGCGGGAGGCGCAGGACATCCCGCTCTTCGCCAACCACCGGCTCCAGC GCAAGCTGCCGCTGGAATCCATCCAggtggtgctggaggagctgcgCAAGAACG GGAACCTGGAATGGTTGGATAAGAACAAAACCAGCTTCCTGATCATGTGGAAGAGACCAGAAGAATGGGGAAAGCTCATCTATCAGTGGGTGAGAGCACACCCAGACCAGGCTGTGTCCATGAGGATGGGGGACCCTGGCTGCTATTTAGGAAATGGCACTGCTT GTGTCCAAGAATGGCCTGACCAACTCTGTGTTCACGCTGTACGAGCTGGTCAGTGGGGATGA
- the VPS25 gene encoding vacuolar protein-sorting-associated protein 25 isoform X1 — MSFVWPWQYSFPPFFTLQPNGETRQKQLAAWCALALAYSQEHRLPAMTVREAQDIPLFANHRLQRKLPLESIQVVLEELRKNGNLEWLDKNKTSFLIMWKRPEEWGKLIYQWVSKNGLTNSVFTLYELVSGDDTENEEFHGLDEATLLRALQALQQEHKAEIITLDDGRGVKFF; from the exons ATGAGCTTCGTGTGGCCGTGGCAGTACAGCTTCCCGCCCTTCTTCAC GCTGCAGCCGAACGGCGAGACGCGGCAGAAGCAGCTGGCGGCGTGGTGCGCGCTGGCGCTGGCCTACAGCCAGGAGCACCGGCTGCCCGCCATGACGGTGCGGGAGGCGCAGGACATCCCGCTCTTCGCCAACCACCGGCTCCAGC GCAAGCTGCCGCTGGAATCCATCCAggtggtgctggaggagctgcgCAAGAACG GGAACCTGGAATGGTTGGATAAGAACAAAACCAGCTTCCTGATCATGTGGAAGAGACCAGAAGAATGGGGAAAGCTCATCTATCAGTGG GTGTCCAAGAATGGCCTGACCAACTCTGTGTTCACGCTGTACGAGCTGGTCAGTGGGGATGATACAGAGAATGAAG AGTTCCATGGCCTGGATGAGGCCACGCTGCTCCGtgccctgcaggccctgcagcaggagcacaaggCTGAGATTATCACTCTGGATGATGGCCGAGGAGTCAAGTTCTTCTGa
- the RAMP2 gene encoding receptor activity-modifying protein 2, with protein sequence MAPRTHISSGRLSRGLLLLSVLLGPGLCHMENVTMSSSQATGTNPATATSNGTAQSMERNYIAITQHCWDYFVHLMKKVLPSELCEWKIISRPYSELQNCLEGWAERLNYSYPNALAEQYIFQSHHIYFHNCTLEHPVYFDPPEDVLLAMIIAPICLIPFLVTLVIWRSKDGKAQA encoded by the exons ATGGCACCGCGCACGCACATCAGCTCCGGCCGCCTCTCCcgggggctcctgctgctctccg TGCTCCTCGGGCCTGGCCTTTGTCACATGGAAAACGTGACAATGAGCTCCAGCCAGGCCACTGGGACAAACCCAGCCACGGCCACCTCCAACGGGACAGCCCAGTCCATGG AGCGGAATTACATCGCcatcacacagcactgctgggattACTTCGTCCACCTGATGAAGAAAGTGCTGCCATCGGAGCTGTGCGAGTGGAAAATCATCAGCAG gccctACAGCGAGCTGCAGAACTGCCTGGAGGGGTGGGCAGAGCGCCTCAACTACAGCTACCCCAACGCCCTGGCCGAGCAGTACATCTTCCAGAGCCACCACATCTACTTCCACAACTGCACCCTGGAGCACCCGGTGTACTTCGACCCGCCCGaggatgtgctgctggccaTGATCATCGCGCCCATCTGCCTCATCCCCTTCCTTGTCACCCTGGTCATCTGGCGCAGCAAGGACGGCAAGGCTCAGGCTTAG